CCGGTAGCCCGGACCGACCTCGCCGTCGCGGGAAGACTCCCACTCCGCCTCCTCGGCGATCAGTCGTCAGTTGTAGCCGTACGAGTCGTGGGTGAGAAGCGTCACCATACTCGGCGGGTTCGGTCGGTCGGCTGTTGAACGGCCGACCGGAAGGAGCGCCCGCCCCCTGGAACCGGTAACATCAACGTCACCCCGTTACACGAGCGTCGCCGAGCGGTTATGTGGTTCGGCAACGAATCAGGTAACGTCGTGATACCGACTCGAACCCCGATCCAACGACCGGCCGAACGGCGCGTGAATCGACTGACGACGGAGGACCGACGATGAGCGATCCGAGATCGGTCCTCGTGACTGGCGCGACGGGCAACCAGGGCGGCGCGGTGGTCGACCACCTGCTCGCCGCCGGGGCCGAGTTCGACGTCCGCGGGCTCACTCGCGACGCCGACAGCGACGCGGCGAGCGAACTCGAGGAGCGGGGCGTGACGATGGTCGAGGGCGACCTGAACGAGCCCGAGACGCTCCGCGATCCCGTCGGCGACGCCGACGCCGTCTTCGCGGTCACGAACTTCTGGACGGAGGGATACGAGGGGCAGGTCCAGCAGGGAAAGAACCTCGCTGACGTCGCGAGCGAGGAGGGCGTCGAGCAGTTCGTCTTCAGCGGCGTCGCCAGCCACGATCAGGAAACCGGCGTCTCGCACTTCGATTCGGCCTGGGAGATCGACCAGTACGCCCAGGAGCTTGACCTCCCGCTGACGGTCCTCCAGCCGGTCTTCTTCCTCCAGAACCTCGAGGCGTTCGCCGAGGACGTCATGGAGGGGACCCTCGCGCTCCCCCTCGAGGAGGGCGTCCCCCTCCAGATGGTCGACGTCGACGACGTGGGTCACGCGGCAGCGGTCGCCCTCGAGCACCCCGAGGAGTTCGTCGGCGAGCGCTACGACCTCGCGGGCGACGAGGCGACCCTCGAGGAGACGGCCGCCGTGCTCTCGGAGGTCACCGGCCACGAGGTCGAGGCCGTCCACGTCCCGATCGAGGAGGCGTATGACTCCTTCGGCGAGGAGTTCACCGTCATGTGCGAGTGGTTCAACGAGGTCGGCTACGACGCTCCGATCGACGACCTCCCCGAGACCTTCGGCTTCGAGTTCACCGGCCTCGAGGCGTACCTCCACGAGCACGGCTGGGAGGAAAAGGAGGGAATGGCCTCGGTTCCCGGCTGGGTCAAGGCGCTCTGAGCCCGGCGAAAAAGTCCGCAACCGACCCCGCGATCCGCTCGTGTTTGCCGAGGAAGAAGTGATCCGCCGGAAGCTCTAGGAGCTGTGCTCCGCGTTCTCTGGCCGCTTCGACGATCGGCTCCCACTCGGTAGTCGTGTCCCGCGTCCCGTAGAGCACCTGCAGGGGACAGTCGAGAGCC
The DNA window shown above is from Halalkalicoccus subterraneus and carries:
- a CDS encoding NmrA/HSCARG family protein, coding for MSDPRSVLVTGATGNQGGAVVDHLLAAGAEFDVRGLTRDADSDAASELEERGVTMVEGDLNEPETLRDPVGDADAVFAVTNFWTEGYEGQVQQGKNLADVASEEGVEQFVFSGVASHDQETGVSHFDSAWEIDQYAQELDLPLTVLQPVFFLQNLEAFAEDVMEGTLALPLEEGVPLQMVDVDDVGHAAAVALEHPEEFVGERYDLAGDEATLEETAAVLSEVTGHEVEAVHVPIEEAYDSFGEEFTVMCEWFNEVGYDAPIDDLPETFGFEFTGLEAYLHEHGWEEKEGMASVPGWVKAL